One genomic segment of Mytilus trossulus isolate FHL-02 chromosome 4, PNRI_Mtr1.1.1.hap1, whole genome shotgun sequence includes these proteins:
- the LOC134716430 gene encoding putative leucine-rich repeat-containing protein DDB_G0290503, with product MSVVTHEAEMICKSKKLEIEKSFRNKLDEYENSIQQLTTDVNKIKNDFKTVKLDVNELRSSVKSESYRINQLSDTRAQGVVSLKTKTNIMSDKLKEFDDELKKVNIDCCSHTRSISDLRKRIINTEKDVKVLDKSTKSYADFLKSKSKQVTASAEALDNYNESDLSQSTKPIQRNTINEHSNSLVDSHTKHVRSSDVTNLSVLVKDIHVQSNVVNPAPSTSIENKIKNTNNNISGNEQNTNIQVHFPTSMCNPTTVDNFRGFVNKNKTPCIQILRRWYRQTHFM from the coding sequence ATGAGTGTCGTTACACACGAAGCGGAAATGATCTGCAAAtcaaaaaaattagaaattgaaaaaagtttccGAAACAAACTTGATGAATACGAAAACAGCATTCAACAGTTAACGacagatgtaaacaaaataaaaaacgacTTTAAAACAGTAAAACTAGACGTTAACGAACTACGTTCAAGCGTGAAATCTGAGTCATATAGAATTAACCAGCTAAGTGATACACGAGCGCAAGGCGTTGTCAgtctaaaaacaaaaacaaacatcatGAGTGATAAACTGAAAGAATTTGACGATGAActcaaaaaagtaaatattgatTGTTGTTCTCACACGAGGTCAATTAGTGATTTGCGAAAACGTATCATAAACACCGAGAAAGATGTCAAAGTCCTTGACAAGTCTACAAAATCGTACGCAGActttctaaaatcaaaatctaaaCAAGTTACAGCTTCAGCTGAAGCATTAGATAATTACAATGAATCCGATTTGAGTCAGTCCACAAAGCCAATTCAAAGGAACACCATTAATGAACATTCCAATTCTCTAGTTGACTCACACACAAAACACGTCAGATCCTCTGATGTTACGAATTTGTCCGTTTTAGTcaaagacatacatgtacaaagtaATGTTGTTAATCCAGCTCCGTCTActtcaatagaaaataaaatcaagaacACCAACAACAATATATCAGgaaatgaacaaaatacaaatatacaagtGCATTTTCCAACTTCCATGTGTAATCCCACAACTGTTgacaattttcgtggatttgttaataaaaacaagACACCGTGTATCCAGATTCTACGTAGGTGGTATCGACAAACACATTTCATGTGA